The following are encoded in a window of Penicillium oxalicum strain HP7-1 chromosome II, whole genome shotgun sequence genomic DNA:
- a CDS encoding DNA polymerase kappa, with translation MTSPDGAAKEASIPPEGEESFETLKYQLLGPSLTKAGQDTVDQQKVSEIIYNASKGSKFFDHEQERDRTLTVKIQRILKVKARLEKLDLSHDLRRADEYLASLELGRDLSQYIIHVDCDAFFAAVEELGRPELKTVPMAVGKGVLTTCNYEARKFGVRSGMASFVAKKLCPQLILISSNFDKYTAKAKEIREIIAQYDPLFESASIDEAYLNITAYCAENELGPDEAVERMRAEILEVTKVSVSAGIAANAKLAKICSNMNKPNGQYRIPNDRTAIMNFMQDLSVRKVNGIGRVFERELDSIGIKTCGDIYPQRAFLTRLFGEKAFQFLAQCYLGLGRTKIEPVETHERKSVGTETTFHAIDGKEEIRAKLRWAADELEKDLTRTQFKGRTLCLKVKLHTFEVLTRQTAPPRPVCQADDLYAFALPMLIKLEKEIPALKLRLLGLRVTNLVSTKKVGPGFFGMATAHKTNSTTLARAADEREIGAEEAFENAARQERQDEMNDLEQLSQEVETQVTTSSCVRAAADDTTSAGELAAVNSTQQPPVVQLLNCPVCGRPQTADNRIFNDHVDFCLSRQTIREAAQDSASDELTGPSVRKRKSPVQPLSTDSDPRQKRLFFK, from the exons ATGACTTCTCCCGATGGAGCAGCAAAAGAAGCGTCGATCCCACCGGAAGGCGAGGAAAGCTTTGAAACCCTCAAGTATCAGTTGCTGGGGCCGTCCTTGACTAAAGCGGGCCAAGACACAGTCGATCAGCAAAAA GTATCAGAAATTATCTACAATGCTTCTAAGGGATCCAAGTTCTTTGACCACGAGCAAGAACGTGATCGCACTCTCACTGTCAAGATTCAGCGCATCCTCAAAGTGAAAGCCCGACTGGAAAAGTTGGACCTATCCCATGATCTGCGCCGGGCCGATGAATATCTCGCCAGTCTCGAGTTAGGCCGCGATCTTTCTCAATACATAATACATGTAGACTGCGATGCTTTCTTCGCGGCAGTGGAAGAGTTGGGCCGCCCGGAACTGAAAACGGTTCCCATGGCTGTTGGGAAAGGCGTGCTCACGACATGCAACTACGAGGCCCGGAAATTCGGAGTTCGCAGTGGAATGGCTTCATTTGTGGCGAAGAAATTGTGTCCGCAATTGATTCTCATATCTTCCAACTTTGACAAATACACTGCCAAGGCAAAGGAAATTCGCGAAATCATCGCTCAGTATGATCCGCTCTTTGAAAGTGCGAGTATTGACGAGGCATACTTGAATATCACCGCGTACTGTGCAGAGAATGAACTTGGGCCAGACGAGGCCGTGGAACGCATGCGAGCGGAGATTCTGGAAGTGACGAAAGTCTCCGTCTCTGCCGGGATCGCTGCCAACGCTAAATTGGCCAAGATTTGCTCAAACATGAACAAGCCGAATGGGCAATATCGCATCCCCAATGATCGGACTGCTATTATGAATTTCATGCAAGATTTGTCAGTGCGCAAGGTCAATGGAATCGGCCGTGTGTTTGAGCGAGAGCTGGACTCGATCGGTATCAAGACTTGCGGGGATATCTACCCCCAGCGCGCCTTTCTGACGAGGTTGTTCGGTGAGAAGGCTTTCCAGTTTCTTGCGCAGTGTTATCTGGGTCTCGGGCGGACGAAGATCGAGCCTGTCGAGACACATGAACGCAAGAGTGTAGGCACCGAGACGACTTTCCATGCGATTGAcggcaaagaagagatcCGTGCAAAGCTCCGCTGGGCTGCGGATGAGCTCGAGAAGGATCTGACGCGCACTCAATTCAAGGGCCGGACCCTTTGCTTAAAGGTCAAGCTTCATACGTTCGAAGTCCTCACACGCCAGACGGCGCCTCCTCGACCTGTGTGTCAAGCAGATGATTTATACGCCTTCGCCTTGCCCATGTTGATCAAActcgaaaaagaaataccGGCATTGAAGTTGCGACTTCTTGGTCTGCGAGTCACTAATCTCGTGAGCACTAAAAAGGTCGGGCCGGGCTTCTTTGGCATGGCGACTGCGCACAAGACCAACTCAACGACCCTTGCCAGGGCGGCCGATGAACGTGAAATCGGCGCCGAGGAGGCATTTGAGAATGCTGCTCGGCAAGAGAGGCAAGACGAAATGAACGATCTTGAACAGCTCAGTCAAGAGGTGGAGACACAGGTGACTACTTCCTCGTGTGTCAGGGCGGCTGCCGATGACACAACCAGCGCCGGCGAGCTTGCCGCCGTCAACTCGACTCAGCAGCCTCCGGTGGTTCAGCTGTTGAATTGCCCAGTTTGTGGTCGACCTCAAACTGCGGATAATCGGATCTTCAATGACCACGTAGATTTTTGTCTTTCGAGGCAAACGATACGCGAAGCCGCCCAGGATTCGGCATCTGATGAGCTTACCGGGCCTTCCGTCAGAAAGCGCAAATCGCCGGTTCAGCCGTTATCAACCGATTCTGATCCACGGCAAAAACGGCTTTTCTTCAAATAG